From Neosynechococcus sphagnicola sy1, the proteins below share one genomic window:
- a CDS encoding GAF domain-containing protein, producing the protein MPAESMPPLLSLEVILEKISEIALQIQQDRELEDILQGAIADARELLQADRVLIYRLLAHQDAVVAFESVGREWTPLLGQTIPTPSLNPTWIDQYRQKPITAASDIHGEDLSPWDIEWLAGLEVKAHLVVPLLSQGVLWGLLLVHDCRRPRVWQPLEGQYVQQLAVHLGIAIQQTALRQSRQHLADHLEQLQIAGDESSARGTATPKTSAIQLTSGETLSQVSEQEEVRKLREELIQNIALGVSAQIGEAFFHSLVQYLSRLLGMDLISVGELIAPERNCVKIIAGLSHDHLLDGVEYPLADTPCEQVIQKGFCIYPQNLQHCFPENRALQDLEAEAYIGVPLVSSSGEVIGLISVISQQAIANAQLIQEVLTIFAVRATSELERQQSEAMLRRYERIVSATPDCVSLLDRNYIYQVINQTYLTWSQKSYDQIVGHSVSDLLGQEFFETVSKPFLDRCLAGEPRQIVEAWLDYADGQRRFVRATYTPYLEADGTISGVVVNVHELTDLKLAEAALRESEERFRQMATSIREVFWLADINFTEIFYISPMYEEVWGRSCASLYKQPRSFLESIHPEDLPQVLAVIQQQRLTGFSHEYRLLSPDGSVRWIGEQAFPVVDATGHPYRLVGVSQDISDRKAASAALEASKQQYQNLVENSPDIIERFDTQLRHLYVSPALTKITGIPTETFLGKTCRDLGLNTAMVNTWETAVAALLATRQRQIIEFELPTLEGMRSFEMVIAPELSDQQTIESILCMSRDITDRKTTEIALKEQQQFTEQIASSTLAILYVYDLIEHRNIYSNQQIEMVLGYSPEEIQTMGEALFPLLIHPEDLPQVMVNQQHLLTVPDNEFVETEYRMRHKNGNYRWLLSRDRIFSRTAEGLPQRSLGVATDITLLKEAQATLHQQAEYQRLLMVIAQHIRQTLDLENILQTTVTEVRQFLDTDRVIIYKFEPDWSGIIIAESVAEGLPSIMGIQITDTCLVENQGLPIERSGIIAIEDILNANLDPCRETLFKQMQVRAKLMVPILQDDHLWGLLIAHHCRSPRHWETLELDLQQQLALSIQIAIQQASLYRQSQLELAERQRAEMALQQLNQELEQRVQERTQILQQQTEQERLLRLIIQNIHRSLDLEEVLTAVLTETRQTFQADRVAIYQFHPDWSGTFVAESVGEGWVPLVSPDIPKVWEDTYLQETQGGRYQNNETFQVNDIYTIGHTQCHIDLLEQFQARAYAIAPIFLDEKLWGLLATFQNSGPRNWQDWEINLLQQISLQTAIALRQSHLYQASQAQVRELERLSQLKDDFLSTVSHELRSPMSSIKMATQMLELTLNPLGILADESAPISRYFRILREEGKREIDLINDLLDLARLDAGTEPLNLSMITLQLYIPHLAKTFLERTRNQQQQLVIQIPEDLPDVTTDLPYLERILTELLHNACKYTPAGETITVAVAPRPDTLEIRVSNSGVEIPAVECDRIFDKFYRVPNNDPWKHGGTGLGLALVKKLVERLGGTIQVESCFKRTTFILVFGLFPESHRQV; encoded by the coding sequence ATGCCTGCCGAATCTATGCCTCCTCTTCTTTCTTTAGAAGTAATTTTAGAGAAAATCTCGGAAATCGCCCTCCAGATCCAGCAAGATCGAGAACTAGAGGATATTTTACAGGGGGCGATCGCCGATGCCAGGGAACTCCTACAAGCCGATCGTGTCCTCATCTATCGCTTGCTGGCGCATCAGGATGCGGTTGTAGCATTTGAGTCTGTGGGGAGGGAGTGGACACCCCTTTTAGGGCAAACGATCCCTACCCCCTCTCTGAACCCAACCTGGATCGATCAATATCGTCAGAAACCGATCACAGCCGCCTCAGATATTCATGGAGAGGATCTTTCCCCATGGGATATCGAATGGTTAGCAGGATTGGAGGTCAAAGCCCATCTGGTCGTGCCCCTATTGAGTCAGGGGGTCTTATGGGGCTTGTTGCTGGTTCACGACTGCCGGCGTCCACGGGTGTGGCAGCCCCTGGAAGGGCAATATGTGCAGCAGTTGGCAGTCCATCTGGGCATTGCCATTCAGCAGACAGCGTTGCGGCAATCCCGTCAGCACTTAGCAGATCACTTGGAGCAGCTCCAGATCGCCGGAGATGAGTCTAGCGCCAGGGGAACAGCTACCCCAAAGACTAGCGCGATTCAACTAACTTCCGGAGAAACGTTGAGTCAGGTCAGTGAACAGGAAGAGGTTCGCAAACTGCGAGAAGAATTGATTCAGAATATTGCGCTGGGTGTTTCAGCTCAAATTGGGGAGGCATTCTTCCATTCCCTGGTGCAATATCTCAGTCGCTTATTGGGAATGGATTTGATTTCAGTGGGGGAGTTAATTGCACCTGAAAGGAATTGCGTTAAGATTATTGCCGGGTTAAGTCATGATCATCTGCTTGATGGAGTTGAGTATCCCTTAGCAGACACTCCCTGCGAACAGGTCATTCAGAAGGGCTTTTGTATTTATCCGCAGAACCTTCAGCATTGCTTCCCAGAAAATCGTGCATTGCAGGATTTAGAAGCCGAAGCATATATTGGTGTTCCTTTAGTCAGTTCCTCCGGTGAAGTCATTGGTTTAATTAGCGTCATCAGTCAGCAGGCGATCGCCAATGCCCAGTTAATTCAAGAAGTCCTGACGATTTTTGCGGTGCGGGCTACCTCGGAACTCGAACGGCAGCAATCCGAGGCGATGCTGCGTCGTTATGAGCGGATTGTTTCTGCCACTCCTGATTGTGTCTCCCTCCTGGATCGCAACTATATTTACCAGGTCATTAACCAGACTTACTTAACCTGGAGTCAGAAATCCTACGATCAAATCGTTGGTCATTCAGTCAGCGATTTACTGGGGCAGGAGTTTTTTGAAACCGTTTCTAAACCCTTCCTCGATCGCTGCCTTGCCGGAGAACCCCGGCAAATTGTCGAGGCATGGCTTGATTACGCAGATGGTCAACGACGCTTTGTCAGAGCCACCTATACCCCCTATCTAGAAGCAGACGGCACTATTTCTGGTGTAGTGGTCAATGTCCATGAACTCACTGATCTCAAGCTAGCTGAAGCCGCCCTGCGGGAGAGCGAAGAGCGCTTTCGGCAGATGGCTACGAGCATTCGTGAAGTGTTTTGGTTGGCGGATATCAATTTCACCGAAATCTTTTACATTAGCCCAATGTATGAAGAAGTCTGGGGACGCAGTTGTGCCAGTCTTTACAAACAACCCAGATCATTTCTCGAATCCATACACCCCGAAGATCTTCCTCAAGTACTTGCTGTCATTCAGCAGCAACGTCTCACTGGCTTTAGCCATGAGTATCGGCTGCTGTCCCCCGATGGCAGTGTTCGTTGGATCGGGGAGCAGGCTTTCCCCGTGGTAGATGCGACTGGACACCCCTACCGCCTGGTAGGGGTGTCCCAGGATATTAGCGATCGCAAAGCCGCCTCAGCCGCCTTGGAAGCATCGAAGCAGCAATACCAAAACCTGGTAGAAAACTCTCCCGATATTATTGAACGGTTCGACACCCAACTCCGACATCTATACGTCAGTCCAGCCCTGACCAAAATTACTGGAATCCCAACCGAGACTTTTTTAGGTAAAACCTGCCGTGACTTAGGTCTGAATACAGCCATGGTCAATACCTGGGAAACCGCCGTCGCCGCCTTACTCGCAACTAGGCAAAGGCAAATCATCGAATTTGAATTGCCCACACTTGAGGGGATGAGGTCGTTTGAAATGGTGATCGCCCCAGAGTTATCCGATCAACAAACAATTGAGTCGATTCTCTGCATGTCTCGGGATATCACCGATCGCAAAACTACTGAAATTGCCTTAAAGGAACAGCAGCAGTTTACAGAGCAGATTGCCAGTTCTACCCTGGCGATTCTGTATGTTTATGACCTGATTGAGCATCGCAATATCTACTCAAACCAACAAATTGAAATGGTTTTGGGGTATTCTCCAGAGGAAATTCAGACCATGGGAGAGGCTCTCTTCCCGCTGCTGATCCATCCCGAGGATCTGCCCCAAGTGATGGTAAATCAGCAGCATCTTTTGACAGTTCCAGACAACGAATTTGTGGAAACAGAGTACCGGATGCGGCACAAGAATGGGAACTATCGCTGGTTACTTAGTCGCGATCGCATTTTCAGCCGCACTGCCGAGGGGTTGCCGCAGCGGTCGTTGGGCGTGGCTACGGATATCACCCTCCTGAAGGAAGCCCAGGCTACCCTCCATCAGCAAGCGGAGTACCAACGACTGCTGATGGTCATTGCCCAACATATTCGCCAAACCTTAGATTTAGAGAACATCCTCCAGACCACGGTTACCGAAGTTCGACAGTTCCTGGATACGGATCGGGTGATCATCTACAAATTTGAGCCGGATTGGAGTGGCATCATTATTGCGGAATCAGTGGCAGAAGGACTGCCCTCGATCATGGGAATACAGATCACCGATACCTGTTTGGTGGAAAACCAGGGATTACCCATTGAGCGGAGCGGAATTATCGCAATTGAAGATATTCTCAACGCTAATCTAGATCCGTGCCGAGAGACGCTGTTTAAGCAAATGCAGGTACGGGCAAAGTTAATGGTGCCAATCCTGCAAGACGATCATTTGTGGGGCTTATTAATTGCTCATCACTGTCGCTCACCCCGGCATTGGGAAACCTTAGAGCTGGATCTGCAACAACAACTGGCGCTGTCGATCCAGATCGCGATCCAACAAGCCAGTCTCTATCGGCAGTCCCAATTAGAACTCGCCGAACGCCAACGGGCAGAAATGGCTCTGCAACAACTCAATCAAGAACTGGAACAACGGGTGCAAGAGCGCACCCAAATCTTGCAACAACAGACTGAACAGGAACGACTCCTACGTTTGATCATCCAAAATATCCACCGTTCCCTCGATCTGGAGGAAGTTCTCACTGCCGTCCTGACTGAAACCCGGCAGACCTTCCAGGCCGATCGGGTTGCCATTTACCAGTTCCACCCAGATTGGAGTGGTACCTTTGTAGCCGAGTCTGTGGGGGAAGGGTGGGTACCGTTGGTGTCACCAGATATACCAAAAGTTTGGGAAGACACCTATTTGCAAGAAACCCAGGGTGGACGCTACCAGAACAATGAAACCTTTCAAGTTAACGACATTTATACGATCGGCCACACCCAGTGTCATATTGATCTGCTAGAGCAGTTTCAAGCCAGAGCCTATGCGATCGCCCCCATTTTTCTGGATGAAAAGCTTTGGGGATTGCTCGCTACTTTTCAAAATAGTGGCCCCCGCAACTGGCAGGACTGGGAAATCAACCTACTGCAACAGATTAGCCTGCAAACGGCGATCGCCCTGCGTCAATCCCACCTCTATCAAGCCTCTCAAGCACAGGTGCGGGAACTAGAGCGGCTGAGTCAACTGAAGGATGACTTCCTCAGTACCGTCTCCCACGAACTGCGATCGCCGATGTCCAGCATTAAAATGGCCACCCAAATGTTGGAACTGACCTTAAACCCCTTGGGTATCCTTGCCGACGAATCAGCTCCCATCAGTCGTTATTTTAGAATCCTGCGTGAGGAAGGGAAACGGGAGATTGATTTAATTAATGACCTGCTGGATCTGGCACGACTCGATGCCGGAACCGAACCCCTGAATCTCTCGATGATTACCCTCCAGCTCTATATTCCTCACCTGGCAAAGACCTTTCTCGAACGCACCCGCAACCAACAACAACAATTGGTGATCCAAATCCCCGAGGATCTCCCTGATGTCACCACCGATCTGCCTTATCTAGAACGTATTTTGACCGAACTCCTGCACAATGCCTGCAAATATACCCCTGCCGGGGAAACGATCACAGTGGCGGTTGCACCCAGACCAGATACCCTAGAGATTCGCGTCAGTAACTCCGGGGTAGAAATTCCTGCGGTAGAATGCGATCGCATCTTCGACAAGTTCTACCGCGTCCCTAACAATGATCCCTGGAAACATGGGGGCACTGGCTTAGGGTTAGCACTCGTAAAAAAGCTGGTGGAGCGCCTCGGTGGAACCATCCAGGTTGAAAGTTGCTTTAAACGTACAACCTTTATTCTGGTGTTTGGTCTGTTTCCAGAATCCCATCGCCAAGTTTAG
- a CDS encoding glycosyltransferase codes for MWAFSPTGGFTSGGMEERWGCENYTSWCLGRGGKFACGGLWAELKTMHLAQQICEAEVVTYRQREPDTLFLADLLRSPHLDQAIFVISWGFDVAKLAAQLRPYNVLYHAHSAGYGFHLPASVPIITVSRNTLGYWGQRSPQGLLYYLPNQIGEEFHNRHLQRDIEVLVQARKSSTYLMQVLIPALRQHCQVYVVDRHVPDLAALFNRAHVYLYDSAEYWALQGVSEGFGLQPMEALACGCQVFSSVNGGLSDYLDPGFNCYKIAGYSAAYDLQRILKVLQMPSDSTVPESLIAEYRSANILQRLGVILSDINHFFDHRSADVQAIAPLTPWRLLQLRSQRFFSKVSQKYSRLLSQGQ; via the coding sequence ATGTGGGCATTCTCCCCGACGGGAGGGTTCACGAGTGGAGGCATGGAGGAGCGGTGGGGATGCGAAAACTATACTTCTTGGTGCCTGGGACGGGGGGGKAAGTTTGCCTGTGGTGGCTTGTGGGCTGAACTCAAAACCATGCACCTGGCTCAGCAAATCTGTGAGGCGGAGGTGGTCACCTACCGCCAGCGAGAACCGGACACCCTCTTTTTGGCCGATCTGCTGCGATCGCCCCACCTAGACCAGGCAATTTTTGTCATCAGTTGGGGGTTTGATGTAGCCAAGTTGGCCGCCCAGCTTCGGCCTTATAATGTCCTCTACCACGCCCACAGTGCTGGTTATGGGTTCCACCTCCCGGCTAGCGTTCCCATTATCACCGTCAGTCGCAATACCCTGGGCTATTGGGGACAACGGTCTCCCCAGGGGTTGCTTTACTACCTGCCAAACCAAATTGGAGAGGAATTTCACAACCGCCATCTGCAACGGGATATTGAGGTGCTGGTGCAGGCACGGAAATCTTCTACTTACCTGATGCAAGTGCTGATTCCGGCGCTGCGACAGCACTGTCAGGTCTACGTTGTCGATCGCCATGTTCCCGATCTGGCGGCACTGTTTAACCGCGCCCATGTGTATCTCTATGATTCCGCAGAATATTGGGCACTTCAGGGGGTGAGCGAAGGCTTTGGTCTGCAACCGATGGAAGCTTTGGCCTGTGGCTGCCAGGTATTCTCTAGTGTCAATGGCGGTCTTTCTGACTATCTGGACCCCGGCTTTAACTGCTACAAAATTGCTGGATACTCCGCAGCCTATGATCTACAGCGCATCCTCAAGGTGCTACAAATGCCATCAGACTCCACCGTACCGGAGTCACTGATAGCGGAGTACCGCAGTGCCAATATTTTGCAGCGCCTTGGCGTCATTTTGTCAGATATCAACCACTTTTTTGATCACAGGTCAGCTGATGTCCAAGCAATTGCCCCGCTGACACCCTGGCGACTCCTGCAACTGCGATCGCAGCGATTTTTCAGTAAAGTGAGCCAAAAATATTCCCGGTTGTTGAGCCAAGGGCAGTGA